In a genomic window of Thunnus thynnus chromosome 16, fThuThy2.1, whole genome shotgun sequence:
- the rd3l gene encoding protein RD3-like produces the protein MPLFNWMKWSHETSVQDQDEAPSLKTPGVLPSRMLIKELLWHVEEREHLARELERENRLAYSALGLHWFQRYPRLRTLIPTSELHQLEFLCAQIPPIHVANVLSRFREVLATNNIMPWELASVFKRVLRDFLSQKEYDEEDSLSVQPGPLRPMESWTSRYKMKQRFVTPTVPNCTDHPREEIPTISGYVDRAMRHSSSVTVNRDWNLPYYYPVPLRPTGAYNTTL, from the exons ATGCCATTGTTCAACTGGATGAAATGGTCGCATGAAACAAGCGTGCAGGATCAGGATGAAGCACCATCTCTGAAAACCCCAGGCGTCTTACCCAGCCGCATGTTGATCAAAGAGCTCCTGTGGCATGTGGAGGAACGCGAGCACCTGGCGAGGGAGCTGGAAAGGGAGAACAGGCTGGCCTACAGCGCCTTGGGTCTCCATTGGTTTCAGAGGTACCCCAGATTGCGGACCCTCATCCCCACATCAGAGCTACACCAGCTGGAGTTCCTGTGTGCCCAGATCCCACCTATCCACGTAGCCAACGTGCTCTCCAG ATTTCGTGAGGTGCTCGCCACTAACAACATAATGCCCTGGGAATTGGCGTCTGTCTTCAAGCGGGTGCTCAGGGACTTTTTGAGCCAAAAGGAATATGACGAAGAGGACAGTCTTTCAGTGCAGCCAGGGCCGCTCCGACCAATGGAGTCTTGGACCAGCCGTTACAAAATGAAGCAGCGCTTTGTCACACCTACGGTCCCCAACTGTACAGACCACCCAAGGGAGGAGATCCCAACAATCTCCGGATATGTGGACCGGGCCATGAGGCACTCCAGCTCAGTCACCGTAAACAGGGACTGGAACCTTCCATATTACTATCCAGTTCCTCTCAGGCCCACAGGGGCATATAACACTACACTGTGA
- the tacc3 gene encoding transforming acidic coiled-coil-containing protein 3 yields the protein MFLAILLVSFKTFKFLTVITNRRRGCFKCTLTYSTSLKLHASTEDLKSLPVSSVILRMSSVDVNDENRGVCPGGKHNTSINDIFALDQPTGRPSILRQTENLPSKTVPKGAKVCFQTPRRDPVTKRILSPSKSFKMTSMDECTKAMECLNLDKTNTLPQDTLEKSDGPKQELSSYPDDEMPIQSKGYQLDFDNLDAINPFQGSNKMVLSPPRSAVENPTTDQNESQNGKQENILEEPTKVESALDETLPFTPSVENSLADISADISSTESSVVTVVKVPAVEELDSCTATPDEKQPAKMSSSVDQDKASGSFVEETPLPPKSSYNFDFDNIDAINPFQTGGSKIQNSPVLGRKVPDDNPPTEKTQIKENKSADIVDVPQVAQETPVQPEVKPKDAVALISSDANPPAAESMAQPAASPNKEGPIKLEFNFDDGNEVKRKPPPKKFGKRPPSKSKEGKPASDIKTQKEIPEKPVASDVADVMAPKGSYSFDIEKFDDVNVNPFGTKSVINNSPKSSKKSGPVPMETATLKQTDTPVEKEATSCAEESMPIAESNTGTNAEQKAAPDHDKGFQPEPVQTVQSLPEPEQTSQPGLSEFNEEFVPGTMFMANDFDGQIDYLEQFGSCNFKESALRKQSLYLKFDPLLRESPKKSAGPAVQNLVARPASLLSQPEPPKMAEKETTKGPQNDFKLFDVATESTPQILESLVPPFPQPVNTEDAIIEVLKYSQKDMDAAIARVQAEAKVKEDQWCAKYNKLLGDGQEMRKIIAEFELVIAKMTDDQEKEREVAQTKLKEALLEKEQVSSDLNTMERSFSDLFKRLEKYKDVVEGYKKNEETLKGCAQDYLARIKKEEQRYQTLKAHAEEKIGHANEEIASVRSGYKAEVSALQAQLRREQLKVQSLEKSLDQKEKEAEELTKLCDELITKVQKG from the exons ATGTTTCTGGCGATTTTATTGGTGAGTTTCAAGACTTTTAAATTCCTAACGGTTATTACCAACAGAAGGCGAGGGTGTTTCAAATGCACATTAACTTACTCGACCTCCCTGAAGTTGCATGCTTCTACTGAAGACTTGAAATCTCTGCCAGTTTCATCTGTTATTTTGAG GATGAGCTCTGTTGATGTGAATGATGAGAATCGTGGGGTCTGCCCTGGAGGAAAGCACAACACCTCAATTAACGATATTTTTGCCCTGGATCAGCCAACTGGAAGGCCCTCCATCCTGCGTCAGACAGAGAACTTGCCCAGCAAGACTGTGCCAAAAGGGGCGAAG gtttgtTTTCAGACTCCAAGAAGAGACCCCGTGACTAAAAGAATCCTGTCTCCCTCAAAGTCTTTCAAGATGACAAGTATGGACGAATGTACAAAAGCAATGGAGTGCTTAAATTTGGATAAAACAAA caCTTTGCCACAAGATACCCTTGAGAAATCTGATGGGCCCAAACAAG AACTGTCATCCTATCCTGATGACGAAATGCCAATACAAAGCAAAGGCTACCAGTTGGATTTTGACAACCTTGACGCTATTAATCCATTTCAGGGATCTAATAAGATGGTTCTCTCTCCACCAAGGTCTGCTGTTGAAAACCCTACCACAGATCAAAATGAGTCTCAAAATGGAAAACAAGAGAATATCTTGGAAGAGCCCACCAAAGTAGAATCAGCACTCGATGAGACACTTCCCTTCACCCCCTCCGTGGAAAACTCACTGGCTGACATCTCTGCCGACATCAGCTCCACAGAGAGCAGTGTGGTCACAGTGGTGAAGGTGCCCGCAGTCGAGGAACTGGATTCATGCACTGCCACACCTGATGAGAAACAACCAGCTAAAATGTCCTCAAGTGTTGATCAAGACAAAGCTTCAGGCAGTTTTGTGGAAGAAACTCCACTGCCACCTAAAAGTTCCTATAACTTTGATTTTGACAACATTGATGCAATTAATCCTTTCCAAACCGGTGGGTCTAAAATCCAGAATTCCCCTGTCCTCGGGAGAAAGGTACCGGATGATAACCCACCTACTGAGAAGACGCAGATTAAGGAAAATAAATCTGCAGATATTGTTGACGTACCTCAGGTGGCCCAAGAGACACCTGTTCAGCCTGAGGTGAAACCCAAAGATGCAGTGGCCCTGATTTCCTCTGATGCTAACCCTCCAGCAGCTGAATCCATGGCCCAGCCAGCTGCTTCCCCAAACAAGGAAGGTCCAATCAAACTCGAGTTCAATTTTGATGATGGGAATGAGGTTAAACGGAAACCACCACCTAAGAAATTTGGCAAAAGGCCACCTTCAAAATCCAAAGAGGGAAAGCCAGCTTCTGACatcaaaacacagaaagaaattcCAGAGAAGCCTGTTGCTAGCGATGTTGCTGACGTTATGGCTCCCAAAGGGTCTTACTCATTTGACATTGAAAAGTTTGATGACGTAAACGTCAATCCCTTCGGCACAAAGTCAGTCATAAACAACTCTCCGAAATCCAGCAAGAAATCTGGCCCTGTGCCCATGGAAACTGCTACTCTAAAGCAAACGGATACGCCTGTGGAGAAGGAAGCTACGTCATG TGCTGAGGAGAGCATGCCAATTGCTGAATCCAACACTGGAACT AATGCTGAACAAAAGGCTGCGCCTGACCATGACAAGGGATTTCAACCTGAACCTGTACAAACTGTGCAGAGTCTTCCTGAACCTGAGCAGACGTCTCAGCCTGGTCTGTCAGAATTCAATGAGGAGTTTGTTCCTGGAACTATGT TCATGGCCAATGACTTTGACGGACAAATCGACTACCTTGAACAGTTTGGGTCCTGCAAT TTCAAGGAGTCAGCACTGAGGAAGCAATCCCTGTACCTTAAATTTGACCCCCTTCTGAGAGAGAGCCCGAAGAAATCCGCAGGCCCAGCTGTTCAGAACCTCGTCGCTCGCCCTGCTTCCCTTCTTTCACA ACCTGAACCTCCAAAGATGGCAGAAAAAGAGACGACAAAAGGGCCTCAAAATGATTTCAAACTGTTTGATGTTGCTACAGAATCA ACTCCTCAAATACTTGAGAGCCTCGTTCCACCTTTCCCCCAGCCAGTAAACACAGAGGACGCCATCATTGAGGTGCTGAAGTACAGTCAGAAAGACATGGATGCAGCCATTGCCAGGGTCCAGGCAGAG GCAAAGGTGAAAGAGGATCAGTGGTGTGCAAAGTATAACAAGTTACTTGGCGATGGTCAAGAAATGAG GAAAATAATTGCAGAATTTGAGCTTGTTATTGCTAAAATGACAG ATGAtcaagagaaggagagggaggtggCTCAGACGAAGCTCAAGGAGGCTCTGCTGGAGAAGGAGCAAGTGTCCAGTGACCTGAACACCATGGAGAGATCTTTCTCTGATCTTTTCAAAAGACTGGAGAAGTACAAGGATGTGGTTGAGGGTTACAAAAAG AATGAAGAGACCCTTAAAGGTTGTGCTCAGGACTACCTGGCAAGGATCAAAAAGGAGGAGCAGCGCTACCAGACCCTCAAAGCCCACGCTGAGGAGAAAATTGGCCA TGCGAATGAGGAAATTGCCTCGGTGCGGTCAGGGTACAAGGCCGAGGTATCTGCACTTCAAGCCCAGCTGCGCCGGGAGCAGCTGAAGGTACAGTCACTGGAGAAGAGTCTGGACCAGAAG gaGAAAGAGGCTGAAGAGCTCACCAAACTTTGTGACGAACTCATCACCAAAGTCCAGAAGGGTTGA
- the LOC137199339 gene encoding fibroblast growth factor receptor-like 1, with protein sequence MKLSLDSMVVLKIVLFIFEAVLLSDCARGPPRVSEKVAHRQTARLGSAIKLPCPVEGDPPPLIMWTKDGRNIHSGWIRFRILRMGLKIKEVEADDTGTYICKATNGFGSVNINYTLIVINDSGSDKTGPGAADGTESELGTDGLSEKLVRPRFTQPAKMRKRVIARPVGSSVRLKCTASGTPRPDIVWLKDDQPLSEQKVGEGRQKKWTLSLKNLTPEHSGRYTCRVSNRAGEINATYKVEVIQRTNSKPILTGTHPVNTTVDYGGTTSFQCKVRSDVKPVIQWLKRVETNEESRYNSTIEVGDHRFVVLPTGEVWSRPDGSYLNKLLITRAKEEDAGMYICLGANTMGYSFRSAFLTVLPDTKPPITPIFSPASSSLPWPVIIGIPAGIVFIFGTVLLWFCQSRKHCPPPSAPAAAAQVLQSSHRLPYRERDRAYMAPSSSSSSPEKDCMSSMNYEEYLAQQQLLLSQAGPTIPPKIYPKIYTDIHTHTHSHVDGKVHQHQHIHFQC encoded by the exons GACCTCCGCGGGTGTCTGAGAAGGTTGCTCACAGACAGACGGCCCGGCTCGGGAGTGCCATCAAGCTGCCGTGCCCAGTGGAAGGAGACCCTCCTCCCCTCATAATGTGGACCAAAGACGGGCGCAACATCCACAGCGGCTGGATCCGTTTCCGTATCCTCCGCATGGGACTGAAGATCAAGGAGGTGGAGGCAGACGACACGGGCACCTACATCTGTAAAGCCACCAACGGCTTTGGCAGCGTCAACATCAACTACACCCTCATCGTCATCA ATGACTCAGGTTCTGATAAGACTGGACCCGGGGCCGCTGACGGAACAGAGTCTGAGCTGGGCACTGATGGCTTGTCCGAAAAACTCG TGCGTCCCCGCTTCACTCAGCCCGCTAAGATGAGGAAGAGGGTGATAGCCCGTCCCGTGGGCAGCTCGGTGCGTCTCAAATGCACGGCCAGCGGGACTCCTCGACCGGACATCGTGTGGCTGAAGGACGACCAGCCGCTGTCAGAGCAGAAGGTCGGCGAGGGCCGCCAGAAGAAGTGGACCCTAAGTCTGAAGAACTTGACGCCAGAGCACAGTGGCAGATACACCTGCAGGGTCTCCAATCGAGCGGGGGAAATCAACGCCACGTACAAAGTTGAGGTCATAC aGAGGACAAACTCCAAGCCTATTTTGACCGGCACTCACCCGGTCAACACGACGGTGGACTACGGAGGCACCACGTCGTTCCAGTGCAAAGTGAGGAGTGACGTTAAGCCGGTCATTCAGTGGCTCAAACGCGTGGAGACTAACGAGGAGAGCCGCTACAACTCCACCATCGAGGTGGGAGACCACCGGTTCGTGGTGCTGCCCACGGGGGAGGTGTGGTCACGACCCGACGGCTCCTACCTCAACAAGCTGCTCATTACCCGCGCCAAGGAGGAGGATGCTGGCATGTACATCTGCTTAGGCGCCAACACCATGGGCTACAGCTTCCGCAGCGCCTTCCTCACTGTGCTGCCAG ACACAAAGCCTCCCATCACGCCCATATTTTCGCCAGCCTCCAGCTCCCTCCCCTGGCCTGTCATCATTGGCATCCCTGCTGGAATAGTGTTCATCTTTGGCACGGTGCTGCTCTGGTTCTGCCAGAGTAGAAAGCACTGTCCTCCTCCCAGCGCTCCGGCCGCAGCCGCGCAGGTGCTGCAGAGCTCCCACCGGCTGCCGTACCGAGAGCGGGACAGGGCCTACATGGCTCCGTCGTCCAGCTCCTCCAGCCCGGAGAAAGACTGCATGAGCTCCATGAACTATGAGGAGTACCTGgcgcagcagcagctcctcctcaGCCAAGCAGGACCTACCATCCCTCCAAAAATCTACCCCAAAATCTACactgacattcacacacacactcactcccaCGTGGACGGGAAAGTACATCAGCATCaacacattcattttcagtgttag
- the kif15 gene encoding kinesin-like protein KIF15: MNSNGKGSGDSTQLAASGDSDSIKVFVRVRPLTQGTGLTTDGDHSLCLTVTSPNTIRLLSKPEPRTFTYDHVADMDTSQDSVFSSVAKNIVESCMNGYNGTIFAYGQTGSGKTFTMLGPSELDNFTDELRGVIPRSFEYLFFLINREVERSSQSKSFLCKCSFIEIYNEQIYDLLDTASASLFLRENIKKGLFVEGAVEKFVNSAAEAYQVLSMGWRNRRVASTSMNRESSRSHAVFTMTLESKESINEVVNIRMSQLNLVDLAGSERQKDTHTEGSRLKEASSINRSLMCLGQVIMALVDVSNGKNRHICYRDSKLTFLLRDSLGGNAKTYIIANVHPGSKCFGETLSTLQFAQRAKLIKNKAIINEDTQGNVRQLQAEVKKLKEQLAQALASQAIDYGRDVAPGGPELHMGPSIESQHDVSYKAKFMAAVRLWRNREEEKRVLLKKVAQLEEAWTQKDKFIHSSRMIVRFREDHISRLEKKMKAGHDLLSDKESQAYIDQLKEEIKILKDQVEHHPKMTRYAAENFSLREENHQLRSLESVVNAQEAAAQVAAELEEAFQRAMETEKLTETPAVSSTPVAADTVSATAHEKLKAQLLQKQSNLTAALQAFEEYKEVTNKQMSQLESEKRYLDKSNRHLENILEATNTYKKQEVSELNRIHVETIKILSTPTKAYNLRSRLVSLSSPDHLNGMNNNPDDIWAEEPPSDMTEMALTEELRQVQEQASHVQTQLGEEEIKNSKLLQQIAKLEEQIAVMSQESDRKDEQLSTERANRNKDQLNLQETISNLEQSLQSEQQAAEVLRSEIRDLRLVLQSSDKELATVKNELKDGQSEQQREMGQLSSSLISTQLQLDKVQLEWEQLLEQHRTLQDSFDQLQAEAKFEADQAGQQLQDRQQEIDELKAKITKLSNSLQIEQEQTGTLIAQLKENKESTSKELIETVEQNTQLRKQVSDLTAQNQQQVSKLVSLEQNLTSANEIIKGLEQKTEQDKDVVLDLINQTRDLRSELSQKDQTITHLSGDIKDITAKYNAACLEREDIREQNSKMQTEICDFKEKLDRNVASNKIEVEVLQEEVTYATEEVERLTKVLDEQNRLLQASQEQTTQKEVMIQNLQQKIQQQREAVEKTIRNGKPVESTPKSLPRTPHTPGSFNRNLTEVLESQERELENRRSSMMTMEILLTELNAERTAKNEEIQRLKTQLTEKEMVRMEIQALLDQYYTKENQPTQNGKTNSEVMIESIKQSILKELQEEREEKGKVSQKLSDTQKRLQAQESTLAHSQTCVQQLTTELRDRCIELRELRQRVQEEDKLLQENEVLRKQNVQLSEENGKLVGHKNHKQRIEYLVKLKKDNTKLQEENEKLRSEISLMRDSNGCLALEMP, encoded by the exons ATGAATTCCAACGGAAAAG GATCTGGCGATTCAACCCAACTTGCTGCCAG TGGTGACAGCGATTCTATCAAAGTCTTTGTGCGAGTGCGACCTCTGACCCAGGGCACCGGGCTGACCACAGATGGAGATCATAGTCTGTGTCTCACAGTCACCTCACCGAACACCATCCGTCTGCTCTCAAAACCAGAGCCACGAACCTTCACCTATGATCATGTCGCTGACATGGACACCTCTCAG GACTCTGTATTCTCCAGTGTGGCCAAGAATATTGTTGAGTCATGCATGAATGGATACAATGGTACTATTTTTGCCTA TGGACAAACAGGCTCAGGGAAAACATTTACCATGCTTG GACCATCTGAGTTGGATAACTTTACAGATGAACTGCGGGGGGTTATTCCTCGAAGTTTTGAGTACCTGTTTTTCCTCATCAACAGAGAAGTGGAAAGG TCTTCCCAGTCCAAGAGTTTCCTTTGCAAATGTTCATTTATTGAGATATACAATGAACAAATTTATGACCTCCTGGACACAGCCTCAGCTAGCCTTTTTCTCAGGGAGAACATAAAGAAGGGTCTGTTTGTTGAGGGAGCTGTGGAGAAGTTTGTCAACTCAGCTGCTGAAGCCTACCAG GTCCTGTCTATGGGCTGGCGTAATCGTCGAGTGGCCTCCACCTCCATGAATCGTGAGTCTTCAAGATCTCATGCTGTGTTCACCATGACTTTGGAGTCTAAGGAGTCCATCAATGAAGTGGTGAACATCCGAATGTCTCAGCTGAACCTGGTGGATCTGGCAGGGTCTGAGAggcagaaagacacacacacagaaggttCCAGACTCAAG GAGGCCAGCAGTATCAATCGCTCCCTCATGTGCCTCGGTCAGGTGATCATGGCATTGGTGGATGTGTCCAATGGGAAGAACCGCCACATCTGCTACAGGGACTCAAAACTCACCTTCTTGTTAAGG GACTCTCTTGGAGGAAATGCAAAGACTTACATCATAGCTAATGTACACCCCGGATCAAAATGTTTTGGAGAAACGTTGTCTACCCTGCAGTTTGCCCAGAGAGCAAAGCTGATCAAGAATAAG GCCATTATCAATGAAGACACCCAGGGAAATGTGAGGCAGTTACAGGCTGAAGTGAAGAAGCTGAAGGAGCAGCTTGCACAGGCTCTTGCCTCTCAGGCGATTGACTATGGGAGAGATGTAGCACCAGGAGGACCAGAACTCCACATGG GCCCATCCATAGAAAGTCAGCATGATGTCTCATATAAGGCAAAGTTTATGGCTGCTGTTCGTCTGTGGCGGAAccgagaagaggagaagagg GTGCTGCTCAAGAAAGTGGCTCAGCTGGAGGAGGCCTGGACCCAGAAAGACAAGTTCATCCATTCCAGCCGCATGATTGTCAGGTTTCGAGAGGACCACATCTCTCGCCTTGAGAAAAAGATGAAGGCAGGACATGACTTACTGTCAGACAAGGAGTCGCAGGCTTACATTGACCAGCTGAAGGAAgagattaagattttaaaagATCAG GTTGAACATCACCCAAAGATGACTCGATATGCAGCGGAGAACTTCAGCCTCAGGGAGGAAAACCATCAGCTTCGCTCCCTTGAATCGGTGGTGAATGCTCAAGAGGCTGCAGCCCAAGTTGCTGCTGAGCTGGAAGAGGCCTTCCAGAGGGCTATGGAGACAGAAAAGCTCACAGAGA CTCCAGCAGTCTCTTCGACACCTGTGGCTGCAGACACCGTCTCGGCCACTGCACATGAGAAGCTGAAGGCTCAGCTGCTTCAGAAACAGTCCAACCTCACAGCAGCCCTTCAGGCCTTTGAGGAGTACAAAGAAGTCACCAA TAAACAGATGTCTCAGTTGGAGTCTGAGAAAAGATACCTCGACAAGTCCAACAGGCATTTGGAAAACATTCTGGAGGCCACGAACACTTACAAAAAACAAGAAGTCTCTGAGCTGAACAGAATTCATGTTGAAACTATAAAG ATTCTCTCCACGCCCACCAAAGCGTACAACTTGCGGTCCCGTCTTGTGTCTCTCTCCAGCCCCGACCACTTGAATGGCATGAACAATAATCCAGATGACATTTGGGCCGAGGAGCCTCCTTCAGACATGACTGAAATGGCCTTGACTGAAGAACTGCGTCAAGTACAG GAGCAAGCAAGTCATGTCCAGACACAGTTGGGTGAGGAGGAGATAAAGAACAGCAAGCTGTTGCAGCAAATTGCAAAACTTGAGGAGCAGAtcgctgtgatgtcacaagagTCTGACCGCAAGGATGAG CAACTTTCTACTGAGCGAGCTAACAGGAACAAAGATCAGCTCAACCTGCAAGAAACTATCAGCAACCTGGAACAGAGCCTTCAGTCTGAACAGCAAGCTGCAGAAG TTTTGAGAAGTGAGATTCGTGATCTACGCCTGGTGCTGCAGTCGTCCGATAAGGAGCTGGCCACTGTGaagaatgagctgaaagacggcCAGAgcgagcagcagagagagatgggCCAGCTCTCCAGCAGTCTGATCAGCACACAGCTCCAACTTGACAAAGTCCA GCTGGAGTGGGAGCAGCTTCTGGAGCAGCATCGGACACTGCAGGATTCTTTTGACCAGCTGCAAGCAGAGGCCAAGTTTGAAGCTGATCAGGCAggacagcagctgcaggacaGACAGCAGGAGATTGATGAACTGAAGGCAAAGATTACG aAATTAAGTAATTCTTTGCAAATTGAACAAGAGCAAACAGGCACCCTGATCGCCcagttaaaagaaaacaaagaaagcacATCAAA AGAACTCATTGAAACCGTGGAGCAGAATACACAGCTTAGAAAACAAGTCTCAGACCTGACGGCACAAAATCAACAACAG gTGTCCAAACTTGTCAGTCTTGAGCAAAATCTCACCTCTGCCAATGAAATCATAAAAGGCTTGGAGCAGAAGACTGAACAGGACAAA gATGTTGTTCTAGATCTGATTAACCAAACCAGAGACCTCCGCAGTGAACTGAGTCAGAAGGATCAGACCATTACTCACCTGTCTGGAGATATCAAAGACATCACA GCCAAGTACAATGCTGCCTGCCTCGAACGGGAGGATATCAGGGAGCAAAACTCCAAGATGCAAACAGAAATTTGTGACTTTAAAGAAAAGTTAGACAGGAATGTGGCATCTAACAAAATAGAG gtTGAGGTGTTGCAGGAGGAGGTGACTTATGCCACAGAGGAAGTTGAAAGACTCACAAAGGTTTTAGATGAGCAAAACCGCCTCCTCCAAGCATCTCAGGAGCAAACAACCCAGAAAGAGGTCATGATACAGAATCTACAGCAGAAG ATTCAACAACAACGGGAAGCTGTTGAAAAAACGATCAGAAATGGAAAACCTGTAGAGTCAACACCGAAATCATTACCTCGG ACTCCCCACACCCCAGGAAGCTTCAACAGGAACCTGACCGAGGTGTTAGAGAGCCAGGAGAGGGAGCTGGAGAATCGACGCTCCTCCATGATGACCATGGAGATTCTTTTAACAGAGCTAAACGCTGAGAGAACTGCCAAGAATGAGGAGATCCAACGGCTGAAG ACGCAGCTGACTGAGAAAGAGATGGTTCGAATGGAGATTCAGGCTTTGCTTGACCAGTATTATACCAAAGAGAACCAACCGACACagaatggaaaaacaaatag cGAGGTGATGATTGAAAGTATTAAGCAGTCCATACTCaaagagctgcaggaggagagagaagagaag GGCAAAGTATCGCAGAAGCTGTCTGACACTCAAAAACG ACTGCAGGCACAGGAGTCAACGTTGGCCCATTCTCAGACCTGTGTTCAGCAGCTGACCACTGAGCTGAGGGACCGCTGTATAGAGTTGAGAGAGCTGAGGCAGAGGGTACAGGAAGAGGACAAGTTGCTCCAG GAGAATGAGGTTCTCCGTAAGCAGAATGTTCAGCTGTCAGAGGAGAACGGAAAACTTGTGGGACATAAGAACCACAAACAGAGGATTGAATATCTGGTGAAGCTAAAGAAGGACAACACCAAACTTCAGGAG gaaaatgaaaagctCCGATCAGAGATCAGCTTAATGCGAGACAGCAATGGATGTCTGGCGCTGGAGATGCCGTGA